Proteins from a genomic interval of Aphelocoma coerulescens isolate FSJ_1873_10779 chromosome 24, UR_Acoe_1.0, whole genome shotgun sequence:
- the LOC138098312 gene encoding T-cell surface glycoprotein CD3 gamma chain-like: protein MTPRDGGLGNPRTGCRLRWGEEAGAEPLIHPQLPGERGSAPSIRYPTQPRAGGALRRAALRTSCERGQSWHRCATMTGKVPSAWALLASLAVASWGVRGQEIFVKEFSGRVFLECVRGQGNKNITWWKDGNPVGNEAQLDLSSAYDDPRGLYVCETGGQRKSLQVHYRMCQNCIEVDAPTISGIVIADVVATLFLAVAVYCITGHDRGHTSRASDRQNLIANELYQPLGEREDEQYSRLAPARARK, encoded by the exons ATGACACCCCGAGATGGCGGGCTCGGG AACCCTCGCACGGGCTGCAGGCTGCGCTGGGGTGAGGAGGCAGGCGCCGAGCCCCTCATCCATCCCCAGCTGCCGGGGGAGCGAGGATCGGCCCCCAGCATCCGGTACCCGACGCAGCCCCGGGCGGGCGGTGCCTTGCGGCGAGCAGCTCTCCGCACGTCCTGCGAGCGGGGACAGAGCTGGCACCGCTGTGCCACCATGACGGGGAAGGTCCCGAgtgcctgggcactgctggccaGCCTGGCCGTGGCCAGCTGGGGCGTCCGAG GGCAGGAGATATTCGTGAAGGAATTCAGTGGAAGGGTCTTCTTGGAATGTGTGCGAGGCCAAGGCAACAAAAACATCACATGGTGGAAAGATGGGAATCCTGTGGGAAACGAAGCACAGCTGGACCTGAGCTCAGCTTATGACGATCCCAGAGGTCTCTACGTGTGTGAGACAGGAGGCCAAAGGAAAAGCCTCCAGGTGCACTATCGGA TGTGCCAGAACTGCATCGAAGTGGACGCTCCCACCATCTCGGGCATCGTCATCGCGGACGTCGTGGCCACGCTGTTCCTGGCAGTGGCCGTGTACTGCATCACTGGCCACGACAGGGGACACACGTCACGAG cTTCTGACAGGCAGAACCTGATTGCCAACGAGCTCTACCAG ccccttggAGAGCGGGAGGATGAGCAGTACAGCCGGCTGGCTCCTGCCCGCGCCCGCAAGTGA
- the MPZL2 gene encoding myelin protein zero-like protein 2, with translation MGRSERGWAHLGRERSPALTGRAGGKESALLCWEDFEKLIFHPVTESPKRICLCSPGLFSPMRGRTWLGAALVLGVQLRALWLAAAVEVHTAKEVVAVNGTNQRLKCTFSSSSPVSDQLLVSWNFQPEDLSSHEPVFRYLKEPYKPPSGRFKERVTWDGNIERNDVSIIIWNLQPTDNGTFTCQVTNRPDVYGTIGEVRLRVVQRVTFSEIHFLAMAIGSASGLMIIVVTAVIICRQHRRKARDKRIEVADTELKEKESLKLREEKEPIPLED, from the exons ATGGGCAGAAGCGAGCGGGGCTGGGCACACCTCGGCAGGGAGCGCTCACCTGCCCTCACAGGCCGAGCTGGGGGCAAGGAATCTGCCCTGTTGTGCTGGGAAGACTTTGAGAAACTCATCTTCCACCCGGTCACCGAGAGCCCGAAGCGGATTTGTCTGTGCAGCCCCGGACTTTTCTCCCCGATGCGCGGCCGCACCTGGCTGGGCGCTGCGCTCGTCCTTGGGGTGCAGCTCCGAG CGCTGTGGCTGGCGGCAGCAGTGGAAGTTCACACTGCCAAGGAGGTGGTTGCCGTGAACGGGACCAACCAGCGGCTGAAATGCaccttttccagcagcagccccgTGAGCGATCAGCTGCTAGTGAGCTGGAACTTCCAGCCCGAGGACCTGAGCTCTCACGAGCCG GTATTTCGCTACCTGAAGGAGCCCTACAAGCCCCCCTCTGGAAGGTTTAAAGAGCGAGTCACCTGGGATGGGAACATCGAGCGTAACGATGTTTCCATCATCATCTGGAACCTGCAGCCCACTGACAACGGGACCTTCACCTGCCAGGTGACAAACCGGCCAGATGTCTATGGCACCATCGGGGAGGTGCGACTCCGGGTTGTGCAGAGAG TGACTTTCTCAGAAATCCATTTCCTGGCCATGGCCATCGGATCGGCCTCTGGCCTGATGATCATCGTGGTGACAGCTGTGATTATCTGTCGGCAGCATCGCAGGAAAGCGCGAGACAAGAGGATCGAGGTGGCAGACACTGAGCT TAAAGAAAAGGAGAGTCTGAagctgagggaagaaaaggaacCCATTCCATTGGAAGACTAA
- the ZW10 gene encoding centromere/kinetochore protein zw10 homolog, whose amino-acid sequence MAGRAGRAGSLVAAVLEHSGQLDKEHLGAHVGRLSRRVEELKEEVWTMMNSKYSEFLPSVQNREDLVAEVEGLCMDIDLLKAAIENEVQQDLNVAVTEFTELKQQLERDSVVLSVLKKLQEFDTAVKEFSTALLEERYMRAAQRLEKARSSLRNVESHRGFELRIPKALRKELTVQEQSIIYQLGKEWQKLIVWKLPHSKGSSSLEAVVLSELHFPAVPPQGEDTAVPAVAAVLQALAVMGELHYKLKEFGQLLMEYILKPLISYPSLEPVTEEQPDVFILRFRSQEPALDEFSPIKVFDKIKLIFEVLHKYLLNVPLEEPGKGGKDGRVTLAELLGELIWEELSNCLIHSCLVHSLPTSSSQLEQYKEVIESTKEFEKALKEMHFLKQDKTALLKYACNVNFHFANKKCQDLIKAARKLMTSEIHNTVKITPDSSAALPELPAPWSGDHPKTQGPSNLLDSGTVNLGSESSLSQSTLSLPTCRISSSVQQLMELAYNTMEEAKTSTKFCCLQLCNCVRDIFHVFCEVVPKYHRENLQKLPQLAAIHYNNCMYIVHHLLTLGHQFRYLTGAVLSDCGGTFVDMVPDFRKLGMECFLAQMQVQKRGVLDRLWSARNFSNMDDDENYRAANKSIKQVLHQLRGLGTVWQDVLPVHVYCKAMGTLLNTALAEIVTRITALEDISAEGADRLYSLCKIMVDEGPQVFTPLLEEDKNKKYQEEVPVYVQKWMTFRELMIILRANLQEIVDRWADGKGPLAEQFSAAEVKSLIRALFQNTERRAAALAKIK is encoded by the exons ATGGCGGGcagagcggggcgggcgggctcGCTGGTGGCGGCCGTGCTGGAGCACTCGGGCCAGCTGGACAAGGAGCACCTGGGGGCCCACGTCGGGCGCCTCTCCCGCCGCGTCGAGGAGCTCAAG GAAGAGGTCTGGACCATGATGAACAGCAAATACAGCGAGTTCCTGCCCAGCGTGCAGaacagagaggacctggtggcaGAGGTGGAGGGGCTGTGCATGGACATCGACCTGCTCAAGGCGGCCATTGAGAACGAG GTCCAGCAAGATCTAAATGTCGCTGTTACTGAGTTCACAgagctgaagcagcagctggagagggactcagTGGTCTTGAGTGTCCTGAAAAAGCTTCAGGAG TTTGATACAGCTGTGAAAGAGTTCAGCACTGCCCTGCTGGAAGAGAGGTACATGCGAGCAGCTCAGCGGCTGGAAAAG GCACGGAGCAGCCTCAGGAACGTGGAATCCCACAGGGGCTTTGAGCTGAGGATCCCGAAGGCCCTGCGCAAGGAGCTCACggtgcaggagcagagcatCATCTACCAGCTCGGGAAGGAGTGGCAGAAGCTGATTGTGTGGAAGCTTCCCCATTCCAAAG ggagcagcagcctggaggccgTCGTGCTCTCGGAGCTGCACTTCCCCGCGGTGCCGCCGCAGGGTGAGGACACTGCTGTCCCAGCCGTCGCTGCCGTGCTGCAGGCCTTGGCTGTCATGGGAGAGCTGCACTACAAGCTCAAAGAGTTTG gCCAGTTGTTGATGGAATACATCCTGAAGCCGCTGATCTCCTACCCATCTCTGGAGCCAGTCACAGAGGAACAGCCAGATGTGTTCATCCTGAGGTTTAGGTCCCAGGAGCCTGCCTTGGATGAGTTCTCTCCTATAAAGGTGTTTGACAAGATCAAGCTGATTTTTGAAGTTCTGCACAAATACCTGCTAA ATGTGCCTCTGGAGGAGCCTGGGAAAGGTGGAAAGGACGGCAGAGTcaccctggcagagctgctgggggagCTCATCTGGGAGGAGCTCTCAAACTGCCTCATTCACAGCTGCCTGGTGCACTCCCTCCcaaccagcagcagccagctggagcAGTACAAAGAG GTGATCGAATCCACAAAGGAATTTGAGAAAGCCCTGAAGGAGATGCACTTCTTGAAGCAAGACAAGACTGCCTTGCTGAAATACGCCTGCAACGTCAACTTCCACTTTGCCAACAAGAAGTGCCAGGATTTGATCAAGGCAGCCAGGAAGCTGATGACCTCAGAAATACACAACACTGTAAAG ATCACACCCGATTCCAGCGCAGCCCTACCGGAGCTCCCTGCTCCTTGGTCAGGAGACCACCCAAAAACGCAGGGACCCTCCAACCTCCTGGACAGTGGGACTGTGAATTTGGGCAGTGAGAGCAGTCTGAGCCAGtccaccctgtccctgcccacctGCCGCATCAGCTCCTCGGTGCAGCAGCTCATGGAGCTGGCTTATAACACAATGGAGGaggccaaaaccagcacaaagtTCTG CTGTCTGCAGCTCTGCAACTGCGTCCGGGACATCTTCCACGTCTTCTGTGAGGTCGTGCCCAAATACCACAG GGAGAACCTGCAGAAGCTGCCCCAGCTGGCTGCCATCCACTACAACAACTGCATGTACATCGTCCACCACCTGCTCACCCTGGGCCACCAGTTCCGCTACCTCACCGGCGCCGTGCTGAGCGACTGCGGAGGCACCTTCGTGGACATGGTGCCTGACTTCAGGAAGCTGG GGATGGAGTGTTTTCTGGCTCAGATGCAAGTGCAGAAGCGAGGAGTCCTGGACAGGCTCTGGAGTGCCAGGAATTTTTCCAATATGGATGATGATGAGAATTACCGTGCAGCAAATAAATCCATAAAGCAG GTGCTGCATCAGCTGAGGGGGCTGGGCACGGTGTGGCAGGATGTGCTCCCTGTGCACGTGTACTGCAAGGCCATGGGGACCTTACTGAACACAGCCCTGGCAGAGATTGTCACCAGGATTACTGCCCTGGAG gATATCTCTGCAGAGGGTGCAGACAGGCTGTACTCACTCTGCAAGATCATGGTGGATGAGGGACCCCAAGTTTTCACCCCTCTGCTTGAAGAGGACAAAAATAAGAAGTACCAGGAGGAAGTTCCTGTCTATGTGCAGAAGTGGATGACATTCAGGGAGCTGATGATCATCCTGCGGGCCAACCTCCAGGAGATCGTGGATCG GTGGGCAGATGGGAAGGGGCCTCTGGCAGAGCAGTTCTCAGCAGCTGAGGTGAAGAGTCTGATCCGAGCCTTGTTCCAGAACACAGAGAGGAGAGCGGCAGCACTGGCCAAGATCAAGTGA
- the CD3E gene encoding T-cell surface glycoprotein CD3 epsilon chain, with product MRLERSLPLLGLLLCAVGTAAQQDEEQEGEFLVEISGTTVTITCPLEDEGIKWDPSGRRGDIEERKFIMKDHDSTPANLSCSLGNKKRKLYLNARVCANCEELDALTVAGIITADLLITLGVLILVYYFSKGRKGRASAGGDSRPRGPKMQRPPPVPNPDYEPIRKGQREVYAGLESRGF from the exons ATGAGGCTGGAGCGGTCCCTGCCCCTTCTGGGGCTCCTGctgtgtgcag ttggCACCGCAGCTCAGCAGG atGAAGAACAGGAGG GGGAATTCCTGGTGGAGATTTCTGGCACCACGGTGACGATCACGTGTCCCTTGGAGGACGAGGGCATCAAGTGGGACCCATCTGGGAGAAGAGGGGACATCGAGGAGAGGAAGTTCATTATGAAGGACCATGACAGCACTCCTGCCAACCTGAGCTGTTCCTTGGGAAATAAGAAGCGTAAGCTGTACCTGAatgccagag TGTGTGCCAACTGCGAGGAGCTGGATGCCCTGACCGTGGCAGGGATCATCACTGCAGACCTTCTCATCACACTGGGGGTGCTGATCCTGGTCTATTACTTCAGCAAAGGCAGGAAGGGACGAGCCAGTGCTGGTGGGGACAGTCGGCCACGAG GTCCGAAGATGCAGCGCCCTCCCCCTGTCCCAAACCCGGACTATGAG CCCATCCGGAAAGGCCAGCGGGAGGTGTATGCAGGCCTGGAATCCAGGGGCTTCTGA